A genomic region of Pristiophorus japonicus isolate sPriJap1 chromosome 22, sPriJap1.hap1, whole genome shotgun sequence contains the following coding sequences:
- the aspdh gene encoding aspartate dehydrogenase domain-containing protein isoform X1, which yields MAEDGKTRRIGIIGFGHLGQYLTAMIEEDGPQHSLELAFVWNRNQKKMKGKVREEVQLEDLSQFVERCADLILEVAHPQIAKDYGDEFLKYADFMVGSPTALAEQGVDSRCREAARRYRHTLYVPRGALWGGEDIQKMADSGTLKALKVTMSKHPDSFRLEGRLRELKENARGRRTVLYDGPVRDLCPLAPNNVNTMAAAAMAAHNLGFDRVQGCLVADPSLLDWHVVDIEVTGPVDKASGQQFTVRTSRRNPCAPGAVTGTGTYASFWSSVLNCKGHGGKLFLC from the exons ATGGCTGAAGACGGGAAGACCCGGAGAATTGGCATCATCGGCTTTGGTCACTTAG GCCAGTACCTGACTGCAATGATTGAGGAGGACGGGCCTCAGCACAGCCTCGAGTTGGCCTTCGTGTGGAACAGAAATCAGAAAAAGATGAAAGGGAAAGTGCGAGAGGAAGTGCAGCTGGAGGATCTGAGCCAGTTTGTGGAGAG ATGTGCCGACCTTATTTTGGAAGTGGCCCACCCTCAGATAGCAAAGGACTATGGGGACGAGTTCCTGAAATACGCAGATTTTATG GTTGGCTCTCCCACTGCATTGGCGGAGCAGGGGGTTGACAGCAGATGTCGAGAGGCAGCGAGGAGGTACAGACACACGCTTTATGTGCCCCGTGGGGCCCTCTGGGGGGGAGAAGATATCCAGAAAATGGCCGACAGCGGAACGCTGAAG GCCCTGAAGGTCACGATGAGCAAACACCCGGACAGTTTCAGGCTGGAAGGCCGCCTGCGGGAGCTGAAGGAGAACGCGAGGGGCCGGCGGACGGTGCTGTATGATGGGCCGGTCAGAGACCTTTGCCCTCTTGCGCCAAACAACGTCAACACCATGGCTGCCGCTGCCATGGCCGCACACAACCTGGGCTTTGACCGGGTGCAGGGCTGCCTGGTCGCTGACCCCAG CCTGTTGGATTGGCATGTTGTGGATATCGAGGTGACGGGTCCGGTGGACAAGGCCTCAGGCCAGCAATTCACAGTGAGGACCAGTCGGAGGAACCCTTGTGCCCCAGGGGCAGTGACGGGAACGGGAACCTATGCCTCGTTCTGGAGCAGTGTGCTGA ATTGTAAAGGTCACGGAGGCAAACTCTTCCTGTGCTGA
- the aspdh gene encoding aspartate dehydrogenase domain-containing protein isoform X2, producing the protein MAEDGKTRRIGIIGFGHLGQYLTAMIEEDGPQHSLELAFVWNRNQKKMKGKVREEVQLEDLSQFVERCADLILEVAHPQIAKDYGDEFLKYADFMALKVTMSKHPDSFRLEGRLRELKENARGRRTVLYDGPVRDLCPLAPNNVNTMAAAAMAAHNLGFDRVQGCLVADPSLLDWHVVDIEVTGPVDKASGQQFTVRTSRRNPCAPGAVTGTGTYASFWSSVLNCKGHGGKLFLC; encoded by the exons ATGGCTGAAGACGGGAAGACCCGGAGAATTGGCATCATCGGCTTTGGTCACTTAG GCCAGTACCTGACTGCAATGATTGAGGAGGACGGGCCTCAGCACAGCCTCGAGTTGGCCTTCGTGTGGAACAGAAATCAGAAAAAGATGAAAGGGAAAGTGCGAGAGGAAGTGCAGCTGGAGGATCTGAGCCAGTTTGTGGAGAG ATGTGCCGACCTTATTTTGGAAGTGGCCCACCCTCAGATAGCAAAGGACTATGGGGACGAGTTCCTGAAATACGCAGATTTTATG GCCCTGAAGGTCACGATGAGCAAACACCCGGACAGTTTCAGGCTGGAAGGCCGCCTGCGGGAGCTGAAGGAGAACGCGAGGGGCCGGCGGACGGTGCTGTATGATGGGCCGGTCAGAGACCTTTGCCCTCTTGCGCCAAACAACGTCAACACCATGGCTGCCGCTGCCATGGCCGCACACAACCTGGGCTTTGACCGGGTGCAGGGCTGCCTGGTCGCTGACCCCAG CCTGTTGGATTGGCATGTTGTGGATATCGAGGTGACGGGTCCGGTGGACAAGGCCTCAGGCCAGCAATTCACAGTGAGGACCAGTCGGAGGAACCCTTGTGCCCCAGGGGCAGTGACGGGAACGGGAACCTATGCCTCGTTCTGGAGCAGTGTGCTGA ATTGTAAAGGTCACGGAGGCAAACTCTTCCTGTGCTGA
- the LOC139235137 gene encoding AT-rich interactive domain-containing protein 5B-like isoform X1, whose product MAPSLTGRSRRTNTQPAGGEQRDPADTDAANADVPQPEMQCELNEAPAVLATDSGMAGTIPAGKDLTISSMGQQFLTELHQFMKERGTPIERIPHLGFKQVNLSTLYKAVEKLGGYEAVTTSRLWKNIYDELGGNPGSTSAATCTRRHYESRLVLPYERHIKGEEDKPLPAYKPRKQYNVIKHKEAKRSCAEQKEKYSKRKWVKDSEQRSGDTNRVFPHVDSEDAGGEKTEDVSVDSEPPSPGNTTAGSEDSKDQPLYEPVLPDNSGNRSPLRDAARPGERPTQSEASEDQWDTRGPSPDGVSGTTIGRDPVGGNGHRTNAVGTECVSEETGGGRTATCEDDGTDSRRPRASATSEDNHPTRASPEAGKGPQPSPRFARQQEIMSPLAKKKFLAQGSDRTSPGFNAVGSPASPAGVKGSEIGTMPPVSTSSPEASIHRPSVIRHIQHPRQSHPEYRSEWPFPSAVAKYQLYPSKPSLVPSANGHGAQEEQDPKGRAAEHCQPPRCFGNFSCSPYVHGIVKPLLHYPNKSGAFGCYANPRSFRVFGGSVPALLSEAQKPERRYGRLDANDQPTDLSLPRASSPPTQPPWVIESKSSPSPLRWSSFTSRASSSFEGHPKACWVPPISVALPRRVPAKRPKSEGPPSNAKSGPPTCRPAQRSQTELDTTYGKKLRIVSPLLVAKDTEAKDGQGGGDRKAMGGDPKHPVPGGPGWPLMPQDSAYFEAVRSRLPAGYAHHLDHVKSQALYSPFIPSLTLNSFMIPAIQGPAFGSPSYPLDLYKHLAVGTSYENLLRHRLYPFTAWYPSPHLPPAHSAHKL is encoded by the exons ATGCAATGTGAATTGAATGAAGCTCCTGCAGTGCTGGCCACGGACAGTGGGATGGCTGGAACGATCCCTGCGGGCAAGGATCTGACCATCAGCAGCATGGGGCAGCAGTTCCTCACTGAGCTGCACCAGTTTATGAAGGAGCGGGGAACTCCCATCGAGAGAATCCCACACTTGGGCTTTAAGCAAG TCAATCTGTCGACGCTGTACAAGGCAGTTGAGAAGCTGGGTGGTTACGAAGCA GTTACAACGAGCCGCCTGTGGAAGAACATCTACGACGAGCTGGGCGGTAACCCCGGGAGCACCAGTGCTGCCACGTGTACTCGCCGACACTACGAGAG CAGACTGGTCCTGCCGTATGAACGGCACATCAAGGGGGAGGAGGACAAGCCCTTGCCAGCCTACAAGCCTCGGAAACAGTACAACGTCATCAAGCACAAGGAGGCGAAGAGATCGTGTGCCGAGCAGAAGGAGAAGTACAGCAAACGGAAATGGGTGAAAGACAGCGAGCAGCGGAGTGGGGACACGAACAGG GTATTCCCTCACGTGGACTCTGAAGATGCTGGAGGGGAGAAGACTGAGGACGTGTCTGTGGACTCGGAGCCCCCGAGCCCAGGAAACACTACAGCTGGGAGCGAAGACTCCAAAGACCAGCCGCTTTATGAACCCGTGCTCCCGGACAATAGCGGGAACCGTTCCCCACTGCGGGACGCGGCGAGACCCGGCGAGAGGCCCACGCAGAGCGAGGCGTCGGAGGATCAGTGGGACACCCGCGGGCCCTCACCGGACGGAGTCTCCGGGACCACCATTGGCCGCGATCCCGTGGGTGGTAATGGTCACCGCACCAATGCTGTTGGCACTGAGTGTGTGTCGGAGGAGACGGGCGGGGGGCGCACTGCCACCTGTGAGGATGACGGGACCGACTCGCGCCGACCCCGAGCCTCCGCGACCAGCGAGGACAACCATCCAACGCGGGCATCACCCGAGGCGGGAAAGGGCCCCCAGCCGAGCCCTCGCTTCGCAAGGCAACAAGAGATAATGTCTCCTTTGGCCAAGAAGAAATTTCTCGCGCAAGGTAGTGACAGAACCTCGCCTGGTTTCAACGCCGTGGGCAGCCCAGCATCCCCTGCTGGGGTCAAGGGCAGCGAGATTGGGACCATGCCCCCTGTTTCCACCTCCTCCCCCGAGGCCAGCATCCACAGGCCCTCCGTGATCCGTCACATTCAACACCCAAGGCAAAGCCACCCGGAATACCGCTCGGAGTGGCCCTTTCCCAGCGCCGTGGCCAAGTACCAGCTCTACCCCTCGAAGCCCTCGCTGGTCCCCTCGGCCAATGGCCACGGGGCGCAGGAAGAGCAGGATCCCAAAGGAAGGGCGGCCGAGCATTGCCAACCTCCGCGGTGCTTCGGGAACTTTAGCTGCAGCCCGTACGTTCACGGGATAGTGAAGCCCCTCCTCCATTACCCCAACAAAAGCGGCGCTTTTGGTTGCTACGCCAATCCGAGAAGCTTCCGGGTGTTTGGCGGCAGTGTCCCGGCGCTGCTGTCCGAGGCGCAGAAACCAGAGCGGCGCTACGGAAGGCTCGATGCGAATGACCAACCGACGGACCTCAGCCTCCCGCGAGCCAGCAGCCCCCCAACCCAGCCGCCCTGGGTCATTGAGTCCAAGAGCAGCCCCTCGCCCCTCAGGTGGAGCTCCTTCACCAGCAGGGCCTCCTCGTCCTTCGAAGGCCACCCCAAGGCCTGCTGGGTGCCGCCCATCAGCGTGGCCCTGCCCCGGAGGGTCCCGGCAAAGCGGCCCAAGAGCGAGGGGCCGCCGAGCAATGCCAAGAGCGGCCCCCCCACCTgccggcccgcccagcggagccagACGGAGCTGGACACCACCTACGGGAAGAAGCTTCGCATCGTCTCCCCTCTGCTGGTCGCCAAGGATACGGAGGCCAAGGACGGGCAGGGTGGCGGTGATAGAAAGGCGATGGGCGGCGACCCCAAGCACCCAGTGCCTGGCGGTCCAGGCTGGCCCCTGATGCCCCAGGACTCGGCGTACTTCGAGGCGGTGCGTTCACGCCTCCCAGCCGGCTATGCCCATCACTTGGACCACGTGAAGAGCCAAGCCCTTTACTCACCCTTCATCCCCTCGCTCACTCTCAACTCCTTCATGATCCCAGCCATTCAGGGGCCGGCGTTCGGCTCCCCCAGCTATCCCCTGGATCTGTACAAACACCTCGCTGTGGGCACCTCCTACGAAAACCTGCTCCGTCACAGACTGTACCCATTCACTGCCTGGTACCCCTCCCCACACCTGCCCCCTGCCCACTCGGCTCACAAGCTGTAG
- the LOC139235137 gene encoding AT-rich interactive domain-containing protein 5B-like isoform X2, whose protein sequence is MAPSLTGRSRRTNTQPAGGEQRDPADTDAANADVPQPEMQCELNEAPAVLATDSGMAGTIPAGKDLTISSMGQQFLTELHQFMKERGTPIERIPHLGFKQVNLSTLYKAVEKLGGYEAVTTSRLWKNIYDELGGNPGSTSAATCTRRHYERLVLPYERHIKGEEDKPLPAYKPRKQYNVIKHKEAKRSCAEQKEKYSKRKWVKDSEQRSGDTNRVFPHVDSEDAGGEKTEDVSVDSEPPSPGNTTAGSEDSKDQPLYEPVLPDNSGNRSPLRDAARPGERPTQSEASEDQWDTRGPSPDGVSGTTIGRDPVGGNGHRTNAVGTECVSEETGGGRTATCEDDGTDSRRPRASATSEDNHPTRASPEAGKGPQPSPRFARQQEIMSPLAKKKFLAQGSDRTSPGFNAVGSPASPAGVKGSEIGTMPPVSTSSPEASIHRPSVIRHIQHPRQSHPEYRSEWPFPSAVAKYQLYPSKPSLVPSANGHGAQEEQDPKGRAAEHCQPPRCFGNFSCSPYVHGIVKPLLHYPNKSGAFGCYANPRSFRVFGGSVPALLSEAQKPERRYGRLDANDQPTDLSLPRASSPPTQPPWVIESKSSPSPLRWSSFTSRASSSFEGHPKACWVPPISVALPRRVPAKRPKSEGPPSNAKSGPPTCRPAQRSQTELDTTYGKKLRIVSPLLVAKDTEAKDGQGGGDRKAMGGDPKHPVPGGPGWPLMPQDSAYFEAVRSRLPAGYAHHLDHVKSQALYSPFIPSLTLNSFMIPAIQGPAFGSPSYPLDLYKHLAVGTSYENLLRHRLYPFTAWYPSPHLPPAHSAHKL, encoded by the exons ATGCAATGTGAATTGAATGAAGCTCCTGCAGTGCTGGCCACGGACAGTGGGATGGCTGGAACGATCCCTGCGGGCAAGGATCTGACCATCAGCAGCATGGGGCAGCAGTTCCTCACTGAGCTGCACCAGTTTATGAAGGAGCGGGGAACTCCCATCGAGAGAATCCCACACTTGGGCTTTAAGCAAG TCAATCTGTCGACGCTGTACAAGGCAGTTGAGAAGCTGGGTGGTTACGAAGCA GTTACAACGAGCCGCCTGTGGAAGAACATCTACGACGAGCTGGGCGGTAACCCCGGGAGCACCAGTGCTGCCACGTGTACTCGCCGACACTACGAGAG ACTGGTCCTGCCGTATGAACGGCACATCAAGGGGGAGGAGGACAAGCCCTTGCCAGCCTACAAGCCTCGGAAACAGTACAACGTCATCAAGCACAAGGAGGCGAAGAGATCGTGTGCCGAGCAGAAGGAGAAGTACAGCAAACGGAAATGGGTGAAAGACAGCGAGCAGCGGAGTGGGGACACGAACAGG GTATTCCCTCACGTGGACTCTGAAGATGCTGGAGGGGAGAAGACTGAGGACGTGTCTGTGGACTCGGAGCCCCCGAGCCCAGGAAACACTACAGCTGGGAGCGAAGACTCCAAAGACCAGCCGCTTTATGAACCCGTGCTCCCGGACAATAGCGGGAACCGTTCCCCACTGCGGGACGCGGCGAGACCCGGCGAGAGGCCCACGCAGAGCGAGGCGTCGGAGGATCAGTGGGACACCCGCGGGCCCTCACCGGACGGAGTCTCCGGGACCACCATTGGCCGCGATCCCGTGGGTGGTAATGGTCACCGCACCAATGCTGTTGGCACTGAGTGTGTGTCGGAGGAGACGGGCGGGGGGCGCACTGCCACCTGTGAGGATGACGGGACCGACTCGCGCCGACCCCGAGCCTCCGCGACCAGCGAGGACAACCATCCAACGCGGGCATCACCCGAGGCGGGAAAGGGCCCCCAGCCGAGCCCTCGCTTCGCAAGGCAACAAGAGATAATGTCTCCTTTGGCCAAGAAGAAATTTCTCGCGCAAGGTAGTGACAGAACCTCGCCTGGTTTCAACGCCGTGGGCAGCCCAGCATCCCCTGCTGGGGTCAAGGGCAGCGAGATTGGGACCATGCCCCCTGTTTCCACCTCCTCCCCCGAGGCCAGCATCCACAGGCCCTCCGTGATCCGTCACATTCAACACCCAAGGCAAAGCCACCCGGAATACCGCTCGGAGTGGCCCTTTCCCAGCGCCGTGGCCAAGTACCAGCTCTACCCCTCGAAGCCCTCGCTGGTCCCCTCGGCCAATGGCCACGGGGCGCAGGAAGAGCAGGATCCCAAAGGAAGGGCGGCCGAGCATTGCCAACCTCCGCGGTGCTTCGGGAACTTTAGCTGCAGCCCGTACGTTCACGGGATAGTGAAGCCCCTCCTCCATTACCCCAACAAAAGCGGCGCTTTTGGTTGCTACGCCAATCCGAGAAGCTTCCGGGTGTTTGGCGGCAGTGTCCCGGCGCTGCTGTCCGAGGCGCAGAAACCAGAGCGGCGCTACGGAAGGCTCGATGCGAATGACCAACCGACGGACCTCAGCCTCCCGCGAGCCAGCAGCCCCCCAACCCAGCCGCCCTGGGTCATTGAGTCCAAGAGCAGCCCCTCGCCCCTCAGGTGGAGCTCCTTCACCAGCAGGGCCTCCTCGTCCTTCGAAGGCCACCCCAAGGCCTGCTGGGTGCCGCCCATCAGCGTGGCCCTGCCCCGGAGGGTCCCGGCAAAGCGGCCCAAGAGCGAGGGGCCGCCGAGCAATGCCAAGAGCGGCCCCCCCACCTgccggcccgcccagcggagccagACGGAGCTGGACACCACCTACGGGAAGAAGCTTCGCATCGTCTCCCCTCTGCTGGTCGCCAAGGATACGGAGGCCAAGGACGGGCAGGGTGGCGGTGATAGAAAGGCGATGGGCGGCGACCCCAAGCACCCAGTGCCTGGCGGTCCAGGCTGGCCCCTGATGCCCCAGGACTCGGCGTACTTCGAGGCGGTGCGTTCACGCCTCCCAGCCGGCTATGCCCATCACTTGGACCACGTGAAGAGCCAAGCCCTTTACTCACCCTTCATCCCCTCGCTCACTCTCAACTCCTTCATGATCCCAGCCATTCAGGGGCCGGCGTTCGGCTCCCCCAGCTATCCCCTGGATCTGTACAAACACCTCGCTGTGGGCACCTCCTACGAAAACCTGCTCCGTCACAGACTGTACCCATTCACTGCCTGGTACCCCTCCCCACACCTGCCCCCTGCCCACTCGGCTCACAAGCTGTAG
- the LOC139235137 gene encoding AT-rich interactive domain-containing protein 5B-like isoform X3, whose amino-acid sequence MQCELNEAPAVLATDSGMAGTIPAGKDLTISSMGQQFLTELHQFMKERGTPIERIPHLGFKQVNLSTLYKAVEKLGGYEAVTTSRLWKNIYDELGGNPGSTSAATCTRRHYESRLVLPYERHIKGEEDKPLPAYKPRKQYNVIKHKEAKRSCAEQKEKYSKRKWVKDSEQRSGDTNRVFPHVDSEDAGGEKTEDVSVDSEPPSPGNTTAGSEDSKDQPLYEPVLPDNSGNRSPLRDAARPGERPTQSEASEDQWDTRGPSPDGVSGTTIGRDPVGGNGHRTNAVGTECVSEETGGGRTATCEDDGTDSRRPRASATSEDNHPTRASPEAGKGPQPSPRFARQQEIMSPLAKKKFLAQGSDRTSPGFNAVGSPASPAGVKGSEIGTMPPVSTSSPEASIHRPSVIRHIQHPRQSHPEYRSEWPFPSAVAKYQLYPSKPSLVPSANGHGAQEEQDPKGRAAEHCQPPRCFGNFSCSPYVHGIVKPLLHYPNKSGAFGCYANPRSFRVFGGSVPALLSEAQKPERRYGRLDANDQPTDLSLPRASSPPTQPPWVIESKSSPSPLRWSSFTSRASSSFEGHPKACWVPPISVALPRRVPAKRPKSEGPPSNAKSGPPTCRPAQRSQTELDTTYGKKLRIVSPLLVAKDTEAKDGQGGGDRKAMGGDPKHPVPGGPGWPLMPQDSAYFEAVRSRLPAGYAHHLDHVKSQALYSPFIPSLTLNSFMIPAIQGPAFGSPSYPLDLYKHLAVGTSYENLLRHRLYPFTAWYPSPHLPPAHSAHKL is encoded by the exons ATGCAATGTGAATTGAATGAAGCTCCTGCAGTGCTGGCCACGGACAGTGGGATGGCTGGAACGATCCCTGCGGGCAAGGATCTGACCATCAGCAGCATGGGGCAGCAGTTCCTCACTGAGCTGCACCAGTTTATGAAGGAGCGGGGAACTCCCATCGAGAGAATCCCACACTTGGGCTTTAAGCAAG TCAATCTGTCGACGCTGTACAAGGCAGTTGAGAAGCTGGGTGGTTACGAAGCA GTTACAACGAGCCGCCTGTGGAAGAACATCTACGACGAGCTGGGCGGTAACCCCGGGAGCACCAGTGCTGCCACGTGTACTCGCCGACACTACGAGAG CAGACTGGTCCTGCCGTATGAACGGCACATCAAGGGGGAGGAGGACAAGCCCTTGCCAGCCTACAAGCCTCGGAAACAGTACAACGTCATCAAGCACAAGGAGGCGAAGAGATCGTGTGCCGAGCAGAAGGAGAAGTACAGCAAACGGAAATGGGTGAAAGACAGCGAGCAGCGGAGTGGGGACACGAACAGG GTATTCCCTCACGTGGACTCTGAAGATGCTGGAGGGGAGAAGACTGAGGACGTGTCTGTGGACTCGGAGCCCCCGAGCCCAGGAAACACTACAGCTGGGAGCGAAGACTCCAAAGACCAGCCGCTTTATGAACCCGTGCTCCCGGACAATAGCGGGAACCGTTCCCCACTGCGGGACGCGGCGAGACCCGGCGAGAGGCCCACGCAGAGCGAGGCGTCGGAGGATCAGTGGGACACCCGCGGGCCCTCACCGGACGGAGTCTCCGGGACCACCATTGGCCGCGATCCCGTGGGTGGTAATGGTCACCGCACCAATGCTGTTGGCACTGAGTGTGTGTCGGAGGAGACGGGCGGGGGGCGCACTGCCACCTGTGAGGATGACGGGACCGACTCGCGCCGACCCCGAGCCTCCGCGACCAGCGAGGACAACCATCCAACGCGGGCATCACCCGAGGCGGGAAAGGGCCCCCAGCCGAGCCCTCGCTTCGCAAGGCAACAAGAGATAATGTCTCCTTTGGCCAAGAAGAAATTTCTCGCGCAAGGTAGTGACAGAACCTCGCCTGGTTTCAACGCCGTGGGCAGCCCAGCATCCCCTGCTGGGGTCAAGGGCAGCGAGATTGGGACCATGCCCCCTGTTTCCACCTCCTCCCCCGAGGCCAGCATCCACAGGCCCTCCGTGATCCGTCACATTCAACACCCAAGGCAAAGCCACCCGGAATACCGCTCGGAGTGGCCCTTTCCCAGCGCCGTGGCCAAGTACCAGCTCTACCCCTCGAAGCCCTCGCTGGTCCCCTCGGCCAATGGCCACGGGGCGCAGGAAGAGCAGGATCCCAAAGGAAGGGCGGCCGAGCATTGCCAACCTCCGCGGTGCTTCGGGAACTTTAGCTGCAGCCCGTACGTTCACGGGATAGTGAAGCCCCTCCTCCATTACCCCAACAAAAGCGGCGCTTTTGGTTGCTACGCCAATCCGAGAAGCTTCCGGGTGTTTGGCGGCAGTGTCCCGGCGCTGCTGTCCGAGGCGCAGAAACCAGAGCGGCGCTACGGAAGGCTCGATGCGAATGACCAACCGACGGACCTCAGCCTCCCGCGAGCCAGCAGCCCCCCAACCCAGCCGCCCTGGGTCATTGAGTCCAAGAGCAGCCCCTCGCCCCTCAGGTGGAGCTCCTTCACCAGCAGGGCCTCCTCGTCCTTCGAAGGCCACCCCAAGGCCTGCTGGGTGCCGCCCATCAGCGTGGCCCTGCCCCGGAGGGTCCCGGCAAAGCGGCCCAAGAGCGAGGGGCCGCCGAGCAATGCCAAGAGCGGCCCCCCCACCTgccggcccgcccagcggagccagACGGAGCTGGACACCACCTACGGGAAGAAGCTTCGCATCGTCTCCCCTCTGCTGGTCGCCAAGGATACGGAGGCCAAGGACGGGCAGGGTGGCGGTGATAGAAAGGCGATGGGCGGCGACCCCAAGCACCCAGTGCCTGGCGGTCCAGGCTGGCCCCTGATGCCCCAGGACTCGGCGTACTTCGAGGCGGTGCGTTCACGCCTCCCAGCCGGCTATGCCCATCACTTGGACCACGTGAAGAGCCAAGCCCTTTACTCACCCTTCATCCCCTCGCTCACTCTCAACTCCTTCATGATCCCAGCCATTCAGGGGCCGGCGTTCGGCTCCCCCAGCTATCCCCTGGATCTGTACAAACACCTCGCTGTGGGCACCTCCTACGAAAACCTGCTCCGTCACAGACTGTACCCATTCACTGCCTGGTACCCCTCCCCACACCTGCCCCCTGCCCACTCGGCTCACAAGCTGTAG
- the LOC139235137 gene encoding AT-rich interactive domain-containing protein 5B-like isoform X4, with protein sequence MLPAIFVRTPQPVKKSMHVTTSRLWKNIYDELGGNPGSTSAATCTRRHYESRLVLPYERHIKGEEDKPLPAYKPRKQYNVIKHKEAKRSCAEQKEKYSKRKWVKDSEQRSGDTNRVFPHVDSEDAGGEKTEDVSVDSEPPSPGNTTAGSEDSKDQPLYEPVLPDNSGNRSPLRDAARPGERPTQSEASEDQWDTRGPSPDGVSGTTIGRDPVGGNGHRTNAVGTECVSEETGGGRTATCEDDGTDSRRPRASATSEDNHPTRASPEAGKGPQPSPRFARQQEIMSPLAKKKFLAQGSDRTSPGFNAVGSPASPAGVKGSEIGTMPPVSTSSPEASIHRPSVIRHIQHPRQSHPEYRSEWPFPSAVAKYQLYPSKPSLVPSANGHGAQEEQDPKGRAAEHCQPPRCFGNFSCSPYVHGIVKPLLHYPNKSGAFGCYANPRSFRVFGGSVPALLSEAQKPERRYGRLDANDQPTDLSLPRASSPPTQPPWVIESKSSPSPLRWSSFTSRASSSFEGHPKACWVPPISVALPRRVPAKRPKSEGPPSNAKSGPPTCRPAQRSQTELDTTYGKKLRIVSPLLVAKDTEAKDGQGGGDRKAMGGDPKHPVPGGPGWPLMPQDSAYFEAVRSRLPAGYAHHLDHVKSQALYSPFIPSLTLNSFMIPAIQGPAFGSPSYPLDLYKHLAVGTSYENLLRHRLYPFTAWYPSPHLPPAHSAHKL encoded by the exons ATGCTCCCCGCAATATTTGTTCGGACTCCACAACCCGTTAAGAAGTCCATGCAT GTTACAACGAGCCGCCTGTGGAAGAACATCTACGACGAGCTGGGCGGTAACCCCGGGAGCACCAGTGCTGCCACGTGTACTCGCCGACACTACGAGAG CAGACTGGTCCTGCCGTATGAACGGCACATCAAGGGGGAGGAGGACAAGCCCTTGCCAGCCTACAAGCCTCGGAAACAGTACAACGTCATCAAGCACAAGGAGGCGAAGAGATCGTGTGCCGAGCAGAAGGAGAAGTACAGCAAACGGAAATGGGTGAAAGACAGCGAGCAGCGGAGTGGGGACACGAACAGG GTATTCCCTCACGTGGACTCTGAAGATGCTGGAGGGGAGAAGACTGAGGACGTGTCTGTGGACTCGGAGCCCCCGAGCCCAGGAAACACTACAGCTGGGAGCGAAGACTCCAAAGACCAGCCGCTTTATGAACCCGTGCTCCCGGACAATAGCGGGAACCGTTCCCCACTGCGGGACGCGGCGAGACCCGGCGAGAGGCCCACGCAGAGCGAGGCGTCGGAGGATCAGTGGGACACCCGCGGGCCCTCACCGGACGGAGTCTCCGGGACCACCATTGGCCGCGATCCCGTGGGTGGTAATGGTCACCGCACCAATGCTGTTGGCACTGAGTGTGTGTCGGAGGAGACGGGCGGGGGGCGCACTGCCACCTGTGAGGATGACGGGACCGACTCGCGCCGACCCCGAGCCTCCGCGACCAGCGAGGACAACCATCCAACGCGGGCATCACCCGAGGCGGGAAAGGGCCCCCAGCCGAGCCCTCGCTTCGCAAGGCAACAAGAGATAATGTCTCCTTTGGCCAAGAAGAAATTTCTCGCGCAAGGTAGTGACAGAACCTCGCCTGGTTTCAACGCCGTGGGCAGCCCAGCATCCCCTGCTGGGGTCAAGGGCAGCGAGATTGGGACCATGCCCCCTGTTTCCACCTCCTCCCCCGAGGCCAGCATCCACAGGCCCTCCGTGATCCGTCACATTCAACACCCAAGGCAAAGCCACCCGGAATACCGCTCGGAGTGGCCCTTTCCCAGCGCCGTGGCCAAGTACCAGCTCTACCCCTCGAAGCCCTCGCTGGTCCCCTCGGCCAATGGCCACGGGGCGCAGGAAGAGCAGGATCCCAAAGGAAGGGCGGCCGAGCATTGCCAACCTCCGCGGTGCTTCGGGAACTTTAGCTGCAGCCCGTACGTTCACGGGATAGTGAAGCCCCTCCTCCATTACCCCAACAAAAGCGGCGCTTTTGGTTGCTACGCCAATCCGAGAAGCTTCCGGGTGTTTGGCGGCAGTGTCCCGGCGCTGCTGTCCGAGGCGCAGAAACCAGAGCGGCGCTACGGAAGGCTCGATGCGAATGACCAACCGACGGACCTCAGCCTCCCGCGAGCCAGCAGCCCCCCAACCCAGCCGCCCTGGGTCATTGAGTCCAAGAGCAGCCCCTCGCCCCTCAGGTGGAGCTCCTTCACCAGCAGGGCCTCCTCGTCCTTCGAAGGCCACCCCAAGGCCTGCTGGGTGCCGCCCATCAGCGTGGCCCTGCCCCGGAGGGTCCCGGCAAAGCGGCCCAAGAGCGAGGGGCCGCCGAGCAATGCCAAGAGCGGCCCCCCCACCTgccggcccgcccagcggagccagACGGAGCTGGACACCACCTACGGGAAGAAGCTTCGCATCGTCTCCCCTCTGCTGGTCGCCAAGGATACGGAGGCCAAGGACGGGCAGGGTGGCGGTGATAGAAAGGCGATGGGCGGCGACCCCAAGCACCCAGTGCCTGGCGGTCCAGGCTGGCCCCTGATGCCCCAGGACTCGGCGTACTTCGAGGCGGTGCGTTCACGCCTCCCAGCCGGCTATGCCCATCACTTGGACCACGTGAAGAGCCAAGCCCTTTACTCACCCTTCATCCCCTCGCTCACTCTCAACTCCTTCATGATCCCAGCCATTCAGGGGCCGGCGTTCGGCTCCCCCAGCTATCCCCTGGATCTGTACAAACACCTCGCTGTGGGCACCTCCTACGAAAACCTGCTCCGTCACAGACTGTACCCATTCACTGCCTGGTACCCCTCCCCACACCTGCCCCCTGCCCACTCGGCTCACAAGCTGTAG